Proteins from a single region of Pseudopedobacter saltans DSM 12145:
- a CDS encoding aminotransferase class IV codes for MSKRFINFNGEILQEEEKVLSLANRGFKYGDGLFETMRMSRGKLNFPEEHAERLQKGMKTLKIEGYSYLDAYFLKEVTEDLAKRNKISQNARFRLTVFRDSDGLYTPTDNKNGYSLEVSPLESAYYNINSKGLIMDVYDDILKPINKLSNLKTCSALPFVMAGLYKQQHRLDDVFILNQNGFLCEALSSNVFLVYKGQIYTPALSEGCVAGVMRQVVINLAAEHQLDIIEAQINPEILNEVEEVFVTNAINGIQWVMGFNRKRYFNEVSKMLLERLNSFNKV; via the coding sequence ATGTCGAAACGATTTATAAATTTTAACGGAGAGATTTTACAGGAAGAGGAGAAAGTATTAAGTTTAGCAAACAGGGGGTTTAAATATGGTGATGGCCTATTTGAAACTATGCGAATGAGCAGAGGAAAACTAAACTTTCCTGAAGAACATGCTGAGCGGCTTCAAAAAGGGATGAAAACCTTGAAGATAGAAGGGTATTCTTATCTGGATGCTTATTTCTTAAAAGAAGTTACCGAGGACTTGGCTAAAAGAAATAAGATTAGTCAGAATGCGAGATTCAGACTTACAGTTTTTAGGGATTCAGATGGGCTTTATACACCGACTGACAATAAAAATGGATATAGTTTAGAAGTTAGTCCTTTAGAATCGGCTTACTATAATATCAACAGTAAGGGGTTAATTATGGATGTTTATGATGACATTCTGAAACCCATTAATAAGCTTTCAAATTTAAAAACTTGTAGTGCTTTGCCATTTGTAATGGCAGGACTTTACAAACAGCAGCATAGACTTGACGATGTTTTTATCTTAAATCAGAACGGATTCCTTTGTGAAGCATTAAGTTCCAATGTATTTCTGGTATATAAAGGCCAAATTTACACACCAGCTTTAAGTGAAGGTTGCGTAGCCGGAGTAATGCGCCAGGTTGTGATTAATTTGGCAGCTGAGCATCAACTGGATATCATAGAAGCTCAAATTAACCCCGAAATTTTAAATGAAGTAGAGGAAGTTTTCGTAACCAATGCGATTAATGGTATACAATGGGTAATGGGATTTAA
- a CDS encoding RluA family pseudouridine synthase, translating to MNEFPDYVETEESDLYEHFRVVVDKGQSSIRIDKFLMVRLENASRNKIQNAIEQGNVLVNGKAIKPSYKIKPLDDISIVLPHPPRDTEVYPEDIPIDIIYEDNDVVLVNKVAGMVVHPGYGNWSGTLVNALTHHFSQLPQLPGNDGRPGLVHRIDKDTSGLLVISKNEKSMASLAKQFFDHSIKRKYLALVWGDLPEDGIISGYIGRSIKDRKVMDLYDDPEKGKWSVTHYKVVKRLNYVTLIECQLETGRTHQIRAHMKAIGHPLFNDTAYGGDKIRKGTIFAKYKQFIDNCFAVMPRQALHAKSLGFIHPTTKKEVYFESELPDDFSQVLEKWESYIKNQ from the coding sequence ATGAATGAATTTCCAGACTATGTAGAAACGGAGGAAAGTGACCTTTACGAGCATTTTAGAGTTGTTGTGGATAAAGGGCAATCGTCAATTAGAATAGACAAATTTTTGATGGTTCGTCTGGAAAATGCTTCAAGAAATAAAATACAGAATGCAATTGAGCAGGGAAATGTACTTGTTAATGGAAAGGCCATTAAACCCAGTTATAAGATTAAGCCCCTAGATGATATTTCTATAGTTCTGCCGCATCCTCCGCGAGATACGGAAGTTTATCCTGAAGATATTCCTATTGATATTATATATGAAGATAATGATGTTGTACTTGTAAATAAAGTAGCGGGAATGGTTGTTCATCCAGGATACGGAAATTGGTCTGGAACTTTGGTGAATGCACTTACTCATCATTTTTCTCAATTACCTCAATTACCTGGAAACGACGGTAGACCAGGTTTGGTTCACAGAATAGATAAAGATACTTCGGGTTTGCTGGTCATATCTAAAAACGAAAAATCAATGGCTTCTTTGGCTAAGCAATTTTTCGATCACTCTATCAAAAGGAAGTATCTTGCTTTAGTTTGGGGGGATTTGCCTGAAGATGGTATAATTAGTGGCTATATTGGACGAAGTATAAAAGATAGAAAAGTGATGGATCTATATGACGATCCCGAAAAAGGGAAATGGTCTGTTACTCATTATAAAGTTGTAAAGCGATTGAATTATGTTACCCTAATTGAATGTCAATTGGAGACTGGCCGTACTCATCAAATAAGGGCGCATATGAAGGCTATAGGGCATCCTTTATTTAATGACACTGCTTATGGAGGAGATAAAATTCGTAAGGGAACAATATTTGCTAAGTACAAACAGTTTATAGATAATTGTTTTGCAGTTATGCCAAGACAGGCACTTCATGCAAAATCGTTGGGATTTATTCATCCTACAACAAAAAAAGAGGTTTATTTTGAAAGTGAGCTTCCTGATGATTTTAGTCAGGTACTCGAGAAATGGGAAAGTTATATAAAGAATCAGTAA
- a CDS encoding DUF6588 family protein — MRVQLSLAKSILLSSIIFLSAKSAFSQGDAIDLIKAREDATKITQAYLNPFFKGLGSGMNNGWFNSAKAKNLGKFDLRIQASGAFVPTSDQTFDVNSLGLTRFKPASGSSSITPTVFGKDDGGITLTDKNNSNIEFQMPSGAGFHIVPSPQIQLTVGLVYDTEISARFTPKVGNDDFGKVGSWGIGVKKEITKLLPWKTEKIIPIDLAVALGYNQINYDHKVAVKDQIGDDDTNDLKQRIEGKFSGVTADLIVSKKLAIFTPFASIGYNSAKTDIGILGTYKFNGENDLVDPVRIKQTDVSAFRGSLGFGLHLAFFRLYGAYNISDYQSVTAGIGFGIGK, encoded by the coding sequence ATGAGAGTACAATTATCACTCGCCAAAAGTATTTTATTAAGTTCCATTATTTTTTTATCTGCCAAATCAGCATTTTCCCAAGGAGATGCTATAGATTTGATTAAAGCAAGAGAAGATGCTACAAAAATAACCCAGGCGTATCTAAACCCTTTTTTTAAAGGGCTTGGTTCTGGAATGAACAATGGTTGGTTTAATTCCGCTAAAGCTAAAAATCTGGGGAAATTCGATTTAAGAATTCAAGCCAGCGGAGCATTCGTTCCAACATCAGATCAGACTTTTGACGTCAATTCTCTGGGTTTAACCAGATTCAAACCGGCTTCCGGAAGCAGTTCAATAACTCCCACAGTTTTTGGTAAAGACGACGGAGGTATTACCTTAACAGATAAAAACAATTCAAATATTGAGTTTCAAATGCCGTCCGGAGCAGGGTTTCACATTGTTCCGAGCCCGCAGATACAATTAACTGTAGGGCTAGTTTACGATACCGAAATTTCTGCAAGATTCACCCCAAAAGTCGGAAATGATGACTTTGGAAAAGTTGGATCCTGGGGAATTGGTGTAAAAAAAGAGATAACAAAGTTACTCCCTTGGAAAACTGAAAAAATCATCCCTATCGATTTAGCTGTAGCTTTAGGGTATAACCAAATTAATTACGACCACAAAGTTGCAGTAAAAGATCAAATTGGCGATGATGACACTAACGATCTAAAACAAAGAATTGAAGGCAAGTTTTCTGGTGTTACCGCCGATTTAATCGTATCTAAGAAATTAGCAATATTTACTCCTTTTGCTAGTATTGGTTATAATTCCGCAAAAACGGATATCGGCATCTTAGGTACTTATAAATTTAATGGGGAAAATGATTTAGTAGATCCGGTAAGAATTAAACAAACAGATGTTTCTGCATTTAGAGGATCTCTTGGTTTTGGGCTACATCTTGCTTTTTTTAGATTATACGGAGCATACAATATCAGTGATTACCAATCTGTAACAGCAGGTATCGGTTTTGGTATAGGTAAATAA
- a CDS encoding 1-aminocyclopropane-1-carboxylate deaminase/D-cysteine desulfhydrase has protein sequence MFDFEIHSPEEEIHLPILKDNNVRLFIKRDDLIHPFISGNKWRKLKYNLIEAEKQGKKHLVSFGGAYSNHILALAAAGAKFGFKTTGFIRGEEIYNPMLSLCKIFGMSLCFVNREAYKHKIKLYNDIFTEETDTYFIDEGGAGKLAEKGCREIIKELKRAYNYIFCAAGTGTTASGIINEIALKNLETEINIVCVLKGYESISEDINLLLDKPYRYNILHDYHFGGYAKTKPKLIEFIQYVSKHTGMLTDPIYTGKTLFAIIDQVKQGKIKPNSKIIMIHTGGVFGILGMLDKFNKKGS, from the coding sequence ATGTTTGATTTTGAAATTCATAGCCCCGAAGAAGAGATACACCTTCCTATACTTAAAGATAATAATGTAAGATTATTCATCAAACGGGATGATTTGATACATCCTTTTATTTCTGGAAACAAATGGCGTAAATTAAAATATAACCTGATAGAAGCAGAAAAGCAGGGTAAGAAGCACCTCGTAAGTTTCGGTGGAGCATATTCTAATCATATTTTAGCCCTGGCTGCTGCCGGCGCCAAATTTGGCTTTAAAACTACAGGATTTATAAGAGGAGAAGAGATCTATAACCCCATGCTCTCTCTTTGTAAAATATTCGGCATGAGCCTATGCTTTGTAAATAGAGAAGCCTATAAGCACAAAATAAAGCTTTATAACGACATTTTCACAGAAGAGACCGACACTTACTTTATAGACGAAGGTGGTGCCGGAAAACTGGCGGAAAAGGGATGTAGAGAGATTATCAAAGAATTAAAGAGAGCATATAATTATATTTTCTGCGCAGCGGGTACAGGAACCACCGCATCAGGAATAATCAATGAAATTGCACTAAAAAACTTAGAAACTGAGATTAATATAGTCTGCGTTCTGAAAGGATATGAATCAATTTCCGAAGATATCAATTTACTTCTGGACAAACCGTATCGATATAATATACTTCACGATTACCATTTCGGCGGTTACGCGAAAACCAAGCCGAAACTCATAGAGTTTATTCAATACGTTAGTAAGCATACTGGCATGCTTACCGATCCTATTTATACAGGAAAAACGCTATTTGCTATCATAGATCAGGTAAAACAGGGTAAAATAAAACCAAACAGCAAGATAATAATGATTCATACAGGAGGAGTATTTGGGATACTCGGAATGTTAGACAAATTTAATAAAAAAGGCTCTTGA
- the rplQ gene encoding 50S ribosomal protein L17 has translation MRHGNKVNHLGRTDSHRKAMLANMASSLILHKRITTTLAKAKALRTYVEPLLTKSKNDTTHSRRVVFSKLQNKEVITVLFREVAEKIANRPGGYTRIIKLGNRLGDNASMALIELVDFNTVYGVEAKAEKKTTRRRGSSKAKKAAPAAEEVVAEEKVEEVTPEVAESNEEGTEEAK, from the coding sequence ATGAGACACGGAAACAAGGTTAATCATTTAGGACGTACAGATAGCCACAGAAAAGCAATGTTGGCTAACATGGCTTCGTCTTTAATTCTTCACAAGCGTATTACTACGACTTTAGCGAAAGCAAAAGCTTTACGTACTTATGTAGAGCCTCTTTTGACTAAATCAAAAAATGATACTACACATTCTCGTCGTGTGGTTTTTTCTAAATTACAGAACAAAGAAGTTATCACTGTCTTATTCCGTGAAGTAGCTGAAAAAATCGCTAACAGACCAGGTGGTTATACTCGTATCATTAAGTTAGGAAATCGTTTAGGAGATAACGCTTCTATGGCGCTTATCGAGTTAGTAGATTTCAATACAGTTTACGGTGTTGAAGCTAAAGCTGAGAAGAAAACTACTCGTAGAAGAGGTTCTTCTAAAGCTAAGAAGGCTGCTCCAGCTGCTGAAGAAGTAGTTGCGGAGGAGAAAGTAGAAGAAGTTACTCCAGAAGTAGCTGAATCTAATGAAGAAGGTACAGAAGAGGCTAAATAA
- a CDS encoding DNA-directed RNA polymerase subunit alpha, which translates to MAILAFQKPDKVIMQKSTDFDGTFEFRPLEPGFGVTIGNALRRILLSSLEGYAITSVRFSGVSHEFSTIKGVAEDVVDIILNLKQVRFKKTGESGDSEKIFVIINGQESFKAGDITKFSNNFEVLNPDFVVCNMESSVTLEIELTINKGRGYVAAEENKNADAAVGVIAIDSIYTPIKNVKYTIENYRVEQKTDYEKLLLDISTDGSIHPEDALKEAAKILIQHFMLFSDENLILESQAKEETKEVDEEVLHMRKILKTELVDLDLSVRALNCLKAADIRSLADLVSYDVADMLKFRNFGKKSLTEIQELVKSKGLSFGMNLSKYKLDEE; encoded by the coding sequence ATGGCAATTTTAGCATTTCAGAAACCTGATAAAGTTATTATGCAGAAGTCTACAGACTTCGACGGTACGTTTGAATTTCGTCCGTTGGAGCCTGGATTTGGTGTTACTATAGGTAACGCTTTAAGAAGAATTTTGTTATCGTCTTTAGAAGGTTACGCAATTACCTCAGTAAGATTCTCAGGTGTTTCTCACGAGTTCTCTACAATTAAAGGTGTAGCTGAAGACGTTGTTGATATCATCTTGAATCTTAAGCAAGTTCGTTTCAAAAAGACAGGAGAGTCTGGTGATTCAGAAAAAATATTTGTTATCATCAATGGACAGGAGAGTTTTAAAGCTGGTGATATCACTAAGTTTTCTAACAATTTTGAGGTTTTAAACCCTGACTTTGTTGTTTGTAACATGGAAAGTTCTGTTACTTTGGAAATAGAACTTACTATTAACAAAGGTAGAGGTTATGTAGCAGCAGAAGAAAACAAAAATGCTGATGCAGCAGTAGGCGTTATTGCTATCGACTCTATTTATACGCCAATCAAGAACGTTAAGTACACTATTGAGAACTATCGTGTTGAACAAAAAACCGATTACGAGAAGTTGTTACTTGATATTTCTACAGATGGCTCTATCCATCCAGAAGATGCTTTGAAGGAAGCAGCTAAGATTCTTATACAACACTTCATGTTATTCTCAGATGAGAATTTGATTTTGGAATCTCAAGCTAAAGAAGAGACTAAGGAAGTTGATGAAGAAGTGTTACACATGCGTAAAATTCTTAAAACTGAATTAGTTGATTTAGATCTTTCTGTAAGAGCGTTAAACTGTTTGAAAGCAGCTGATATCCGTTCTTTGGCCGATTTAGTTTCTTATGATGTTGCTGATATGTTAAAATTCAGAAACTTCGGTAAGAAGTCTTTAACAGAAATCCAGGAACTGGTTAAATCAAAAGGTTTATCATTTGGAATGAACCTGTCTAAATATAAATTAGACGAAGAATAA
- the rpsD gene encoding 30S ribosomal protein S4 yields the protein MARYTGPKSKIARKFREPIFGPDKALERKNYPPGQHGPSKRRGKQSEYSIQLTEKQKVKYTYGVLEKQFSNLFKKASAKGGIAGTNLLQLLEARLDNVVYRLGIATTRSAARQLVSHRHILVNGELVNIPSFSVRPGDVIEVREKSKSLEAITNSVAGRTINKYSWLEWDSKNLTGKFIQFPDRESIPENIKENLIVELYSK from the coding sequence ATGGCAAGATATACAGGCCCAAAATCGAAAATTGCTCGTAAATTCAGAGAACCAATTTTCGGACCAGATAAAGCATTAGAAAGAAAAAATTACCCTCCAGGACAACACGGTCCTTCTAAAAGAAGAGGTAAACAATCTGAATATTCTATTCAGTTAACAGAAAAGCAAAAAGTAAAATACACTTACGGTGTATTGGAGAAACAGTTCTCTAACTTGTTTAAAAAAGCATCTGCAAAAGGTGGTATTGCTGGTACTAACTTATTGCAATTATTAGAAGCTCGTTTAGATAATGTTGTTTACCGTTTAGGTATTGCTACAACAAGATCTGCAGCTCGTCAATTGGTTTCTCACAGGCACATTTTGGTAAACGGTGAATTGGTAAATATTCCATCTTTCTCTGTTAGACCTGGTGATGTTATAGAAGTTCGTGAGAAATCTAAATCTTTAGAAGCGATCACAAATTCTGTAGCTGGACGTACTATTAATAAGTACTCTTGGTTGGAGTGGGACTCGAAAAATTTGACAGGTAAATTTATTCAATTTCCTGACAGAGAGAGCATCCCTGAAAACATTAAAGAGAACTTAATCGTCGAGTTATACTCTAAATAA